In Deinococcus humi, the DNA window TCCTCTCCCGTGTAGCCGGTGCGGGCCAGCATCACGTCAAAGCCGAACAGCCTGGCGGCGAAGTACGCGTTCTTCTTTTTGGCCGCCAGATCGGTGTCGCTAAAAGGTTGCAGCAGTTCCGCCGTCTTCGGCCCCTGCACGGCCAGCAGGGCCCATTTCTCCGACTCGTTGGACAGCGTCACGTCGTGGCCTGCCGCGTGCCGTTCCAAGTGCGCCCAGTCCTTGTCGATGTTCCCGGCGTTGACCACCAGCAGGTACTCGCCTTCGGCCACCATGTAGATGTAGATGTCGTCAATCAGGCCGCCCGCCTCGCCCGGCAGCCAGTTGTAGTGGGCGCGTCCGGGGCGCAGTTTGCTGACGTCGTTGGTGGTGACGCCCTGCAGGAAGGCCAGCGCGCCGGGGCCGGTCACGCGGAACTCGCCCATGTGCGAGACGTCGAACACGCCTGCCGACGTTCTCACGGCGTCGTGTTCGGCTTTCAGGCCCGCGTACTGCACGGGCATGTCCCAGCCGCCGAAGGGCACCATCCGCGCCCCGGCCCGCAGGTGGGCGGCGTGAAGCGGCGTGCGCTTGAGCGTCGGCTCTGGCGGGCTTGAGGGGGTCTGGGTCACCCCAAAATGGTAGCCGAGCGGGGGGGCGTGTGTCCGGGCGTGCCGGACGCGCAGAGCCTGCTGGACGCACAGGGCCTGATCAGCGCCCCCTCACTCCAGCGCGTAAAACGTTTCCAGCGTGACGCGCTCGGGGAACTTGCGGATAAAGTCCACGGTGCTCAGCGCCTGGGTGCGGTGGCAGGCGATGGCCTGGAGCTTGCGGGTAATGTGGGCGGTCACGTCATGCCGGGTGTTGGGCGGCAGCCACTCGGCACGCAACGCCTCGTTCTCGGGGGGCGTGTCGCTGGCGTAGTACCACAGCTGTGGGCGTTCCCCCTCCGGCAGGCTGTCCCAGGCGGCCTTGACGGCGCGGTGGGTGGTGACGTGGTCCGGGTGGCCGTTGCTGCCGTTGGGCGGGAAGGTCAGCACCGTCTCCGGGCGGTGGCGGACCATCGCCTCGCGGGCCACCTCCACCAGGTTTTCCAGTGGCTGATCCTTCAGATATTTGTCGGGGAAGGTGTGCTGTTCGTGGACGCTGCCGGGGGTGGTGGTCAGACCGATCACCTCCAGGCAGGCGGCCAGTTCGGCGGCGCGCATGCGGGCCAGTTCCTCCGGCCCCTCGGCCAGCCCCAGGGTGCGGCCCGCCTCGCCGCGCGTCAGGGTGACCAGCCCGCAGCGGTGGCCTTGCGCGAGCAGCTCCATCAGCGTGCCGGACGCGCCGTAGACCTCGTCGTCAGGGTGGGGAACGATCAGCAGGAGTTTCATTTTCTGGGCAGCGGACATGCCCGTCAGCATAAGCGTGCTGGCGGATGCGCGGCGGAATCGGGCGAGGCCACAATGCCGGCATGACTTCCTTTTCGCTGCGGGACTTCCGCAAACCACAGGACTACGCCGCCGTGGCGGAGGTGCTGAACGCCAGCAATCCGGCCTGGCCGCTTACCCCTGACCTTCTTCAGTCTTGGGAAGAGGCGCGCGACCCTGCCCTGTTCAACACCCAGCTGGTGGCCGAGCAGGGGGGGCGCATCGTGGGGGTGGGCGGCATCGGCCATGACGATTTCGCCTTCGAGGACTGGCGCTATTCCGGCAATCTGGCCGTTCACCCGGACGCGAGGGGACAGGGCATCGGCTCGGCGCTGTACGACGAACTGCTGCGGCGGGTGCGTGAACGCGGGGCGCGCGAGATCCGGACCATGTCCAGCGACGAGGCCACCGACGCGCCGGGCCGGGCTTTTCTGGAGACACGCGGGTTCAGGGTGACCTGGGAACGTTACGAGTCGCGGCTGGACACGGCGGGTGTGGACCTCTCCCGTTTTGACGACCTGATGGCCTCGGTGGCCCAGGAGGGCATTGAGTTGCGCTCGCTGACCGATCTGAGGGCCGAGCCAGAGCGCAACCGCTGGCTGTGGGAGCTGGACTGGGAACTGTTTCAGGACGTGCCGATGGGCATGACACTCACCAAGCGCCCGCTGGACGCCTGGGTCCGGCAGGAGCTGGACGACCCCACGCTGGCCTCCGATCTTTCCTTCGTGGCGATCCGGCCCGGCGTCAATGATCCGCTGACCGGCCCCTGCGTCGGCTACAGCACGCTGGGCAGCAATCCTTCTGGCTTCTACTACATCGGCATGACCGGCGTGAAGCGCGGGGAGCGGGGCAAGGGTCTGGCCAAGGCCCTCAAGGTGGCGGCCATGCGCGCCCTGGCCGCCTCGGGCGGCGGCGAGATCCGCACCTTCAACGATCCGCCCAACGTCGCCATGATCGGCATGAACGAGGTGCTGGGGTTCAAGCGCACCTCCACCCGCTACCGCTACGAACTGAACCTGAAGGACACGCCATGACCACCACCACCCTGACCGTCCGCCCCGCCACCGACGCCGACATCCTTGCCCTGGCCCAGCTGATGAGCGAGGCTAATCCACGCCACCCGGTCACGCCGCAGACCTGGGCACACGAGATTGCCGAGCTGCGCGGGCACTCGCTGGGGCTGCATGTGGCGCAGTGGCTGGCCGAGGAGGAAGGCGTGGCGCGCGGCATGGCGCTGACCCTGCAATCCCCTGGCATGTACCATCCGGACCGCTACTGGGCCGAGGTGCTGGTGCCTGCGCAACACGGACGGCGGGGGGTGGGCGCACAGCTGGCCGCCACGCTGGGAACGCACCTGCGGGCACGTGGGGCGCGTGAAATCCTCTCCGGCGCGTATGAGGAGGAGCCGTGGGCCGTCAAGTTCCTGACCCGGCGCGGCTTTTCTGAGACGCTACGGTATTTCGACAACGTGCTGGAGATGAGCGGGTTCGAAGCCTCCGCCTGGGCCGGGGAATCGAAACTGCCCGGTGGCGTGCGGGCCGTCTCCCTGGCCGAGCTGACGGCAGAGATTGGCCTGGACGCCGCCATCGCCGCCTACTATGCCGCCTTCGCCGAGGTGCGCGAGGACGTGCCGCGCTCCTCGCCGCCCACGCCACACACCCTGGAGGACTTCCGCACCCGCCTGCTGAACGCTCCCCAGTACTTCCCTGAAGGCACGCTGCTGGCTGTCACGGAAGCGGGCGAGGTGGTGGCCCTGTCCGAATTGCGTCTGAATGACACCGATCCGGGACGGCTTGACACTGGCCTGACGGGCACGCGCCGGGCCTGGCGGCGGCATGGACTGGCGCTGGCGCTGAAGATCGCGGCCC includes these proteins:
- a CDS encoding GNAT family N-acetyltransferase, with the translated sequence MTSFSLRDFRKPQDYAAVAEVLNASNPAWPLTPDLLQSWEEARDPALFNTQLVAEQGGRIVGVGGIGHDDFAFEDWRYSGNLAVHPDARGQGIGSALYDELLRRVRERGAREIRTMSSDEATDAPGRAFLETRGFRVTWERYESRLDTAGVDLSRFDDLMASVAQEGIELRSLTDLRAEPERNRWLWELDWELFQDVPMGMTLTKRPLDAWVRQELDDPTLASDLSFVAIRPGVNDPLTGPCVGYSTLGSNPSGFYYIGMTGVKRGERGKGLAKALKVAAMRALAASGGGEIRTFNDPPNVAMIGMNEVLGFKRTSTRYRYELNLKDTP
- a CDS encoding GNAT family N-acetyltransferase — its product is MTTTTLTVRPATDADILALAQLMSEANPRHPVTPQTWAHEIAELRGHSLGLHVAQWLAEEEGVARGMALTLQSPGMYHPDRYWAEVLVPAQHGRRGVGAQLAATLGTHLRARGAREILSGAYEEEPWAVKFLTRRGFSETLRYFDNVLEMSGFEASAWAGESKLPGGVRAVSLAELTAEIGLDAAIAAYYAAFAEVREDVPRSSPPTPHTLEDFRTRLLNAPQYFPEGTLLAVTEAGEVVALSELRLNDTDPGRLDTGLTGTRRAWRRHGLALALKIAALQLAKRRGVREIWTGNATTNRPMLALNERLGFRPRPAYIEMRWGGV
- a CDS encoding PIG-L deacetylase family protein translates to MLTGMSAAQKMKLLLIVPHPDDEVYGASGTLMELLAQGHRCGLVTLTRGEAGRTLGLAEGPEELARMRAAELAACLEVIGLTTTPGSVHEQHTFPDKYLKDQPLENLVEVAREAMVRHRPETVLTFPPNGSNGHPDHVTTHRAVKAAWDSLPEGERPQLWYYASDTPPENEALRAEWLPPNTRHDVTAHITRKLQAIACHRTQALSTVDFIRKFPERVTLETFYALE
- the gcvT gene encoding glycine cleavage system aminomethyltransferase GcvT produces the protein MTQTPSSPPEPTLKRTPLHAAHLRAGARMVPFGGWDMPVQYAGLKAEHDAVRTSAGVFDVSHMGEFRVTGPGALAFLQGVTTNDVSKLRPGRAHYNWLPGEAGGLIDDIYIYMVAEGEYLLVVNAGNIDKDWAHLERHAAGHDVTLSNESEKWALLAVQGPKTAELLQPFSDTDLAAKKKNAYFAARLFGFDVMLARTGYTGEDGFEVFVDASEAETLWDKLLAIGITPAGLGARDTLRLEAGFPLYGHEFSDTIHPLSSSYSWVVKDKEHLGRAHITAAPPQRLIGLKLERVPVREGYPVYADGGVQVGTITSGSSSPTLGHPIAMALIDAAHAGADTFEVEVRGKRHPAVRVGLPFYRGA